CTACTGCTCCAGTGTTAGATTCGATACCGCTCCCTGCATCCATTTCCTCCATTTTTGTCAAAATGCCCCACCTACCTATGTCAACTTCAGGTGCACTTCTTTCACTCTAATACTCTAAAATATATTTACTTGGGAAGAtttgatgccatttgggtagtttttattttagttattttattgTGTTTCAAGAAATAGATGCATGTATATCTTGTGAAAGTTTTAGGCTTTTTTTAGTATACTacaaatttttttggaaaaaaataaatagaataaaaatttGTTTGTAGGATATAATATGAGGATACTAGTTAAAATCATGTTGAAAATGGGCAGAAAATTTGACGTGCAATATGAGAATGTAGTGGAAAGGCGTAATCTTTGACAGAAAAACTGTGATTAGACGAAATCAACCAGTTGGTGGGCCTGTGCTTTGTGTATGCGTTGCTGCTGTGTTTTCAGAGCTGAGATTTAGTGTGAAAAGATGCATTTGTTAACCCTAAAGTTACCATATAAATTCGCTAGATTATATGGTGGGAAATGTGGTTTTAAGGATGAGGGGTTAAGCTGGTTGGGCACTTGGGcttgagtttttggaaaaatgaaagcaGAGGCTCCAGGGAAATTGTCTCTCCTCTACCTCCTAATTGGTCCATCTGTCTTTCTTTAAGAGGAAAGAAACCGAAAAATGCCAACTGATTTAGATTTATTCAAGAATCTGGCACTTCAATTTTTCTCCTGCCATCTTGTTGGAGAAGAGATAGATTAGGTCACGTTCTTATAGCAAAGGACGGACTGGAATGCATGAATTTCTGGGAAGCACTGCTATTGTTGAGAACCTGGAGTAGGAAGGATTTCTGGGAAGTCCACTTAAAGTCGATTCTCATAAGTCAGACTTTAAAATCAACTTTCAAGACAtcaacttccattttttttggaaggcttgtattatttttctcttattttgaaTGAAACAAGTGATATTTCAGTAAATAGCCCTTAAGCTCAGTTTTGATATGTATGAGGTGATACATTCGACCTCATATCTGATTGCAGATATGTGTCAATTATCTTTCTACTTCGCCTAGCTGTTAAGTTATAGAATCAAGTAATTACCTCAAGAAACATTGTGTAGAGGTACAATGAAACAGAGGATTACCTTATGCAGTAGCTGCAGACAACTAATGAGAGCCAAATTTTGATGCAATGTATACCAAATATTGCTTCTCTCATGCTGAGTATATTATTCTGAAACAAAAATATTGGTTATACTTTGGGATTAAATACCATGGAGAAGGTTATTAATAGCTTgggttattttagataattgatTAGTCTGTTTCATGCACTCCCAATCTATAATTGACAGGCTGTGTTCTGAGGTTTTGAAATGATCAAGCATGCTAGTGTATACAAAATTAAGATGGAAAGTGTTGTGGGATGCTGTCGAAATTTTGAGTGTCTCGAACAATCCTTTTAAACGCtatgatttttgaataaattgtggCCGCATTGTGCCTGTGGCCGACTCAAGAGTTTGTATTGCGTGTTCTTGAGTTATTCAAGGAGTTGGATTTATGTAACACTATCTCATAGTTATTATGTATCAAGGGTTCATAGTAGATTTACAGCAGTTCTATTTAGCAGCTTCCACACTTCTTTTCGGTTTCTTCAGGTCCATTTCTCGGGCAAAGTTGGAATATTTCAATTTAAACATATAATGTTAATTGATAGCCAATAAGTATATAGTTAagtattttttttgtatgaaagaGGTGGAGGACTTGAAAAAACTGTTTCTAAGGCGCACAAGTGTTTTTCAATTCGCTTTCTGTAGAAGTGTCCTGCTATGCTTTTAGTCTACTTGATATTCTCCGAAATGTGATCATATTGCAGAAGCAGTAACTAGCTACATTGTAACTGTATTCAGGTTGAAGAATTCTGTAACACTGAAACTGGGGCAGAAGTTACTTCCTACGTGTGCATCAAAGACAAATCCCTCAGAAGGATCTGATAGGAAGAATGGCGAAACTGCCCGAGGCCCTCCATTCCTGACCATTTTGGCtggttttcttgtatttttcgtTCTATGTTGGATCATTGGATCTATTGTACTGTGGCTCATTGGTCTATTTGTCCGCGCACCTCCATCCAAATGACATCAAATTTGTACTTTATGTAGGCAACTTTGTTCAATAGCTAGGTTCACTTTTCTTGACCATCGCTTTGGAATCCAATATTTTCTATTTCCAAGCATGAAATCACAGAATCCCTTTAACAAACTGTTCATATTCGCAAAGTGTAATGCAATTCACTCTGGAGACTTTGGCTGGCATTGAAACATCAAAAGCTTCCTTCTTCAACCAGACCACTGATGAAAGCCCCCTTTTACTCTACCTTCTCAGCATGttctgataatttttttttcttcagcaGTGCTCATTTGATGCCACCATTTTTTCTGGTCAAAAACATCAGGGATCTAGATCAGATTGAATATGAGCTACCATTATCACACAGAGAACTCTACCACTGCCACTTCAATCCCTCTTTAACAATCACCCTTTACTATTCCTCATCTGTTTTTGTGAAATTGGAAAACATTCCCTACCCAGCTTACCCATCGCTCTTGTCATTTTGCTTATTCATCATGATTTAAGTTGCCGAAAAGCATGATTAAGTGAACCGAGTGTGGAAAGGGGGCTTCTCTCTGAAGGATGGAAATGCCCAAGCAACAAGAATAAGAACCATGTAATACCCGTTGCTGAAAATTGAAATGCACCATGTCACAACCCTTCGTGGGATGGGGGATGTTTACTATCTATTCTTATTAACAAggtaattaataaaattaaaatttctcAAAGAGTTGTACAATTTTCTACCAAAATATTAAAACAACAATCTAAATTACAAATCTATTTGGAATCTTTTCCTTGCACTTCATGATTATCATCTGCAAAAGTAGCTGTAAAATTACGTCTTTCATTGGAATTTGCTGTGATGACTGGCATCCACACATCAGCTGTACTACTCAGGAGAGATCGCACCTCTGGATCTGAGGATATCATTTTGTCAACATCATCCAGTTTTGAGGACAGTTTATCCAGCTCCTTTGCTATTTCAATCTAAATAAAAACACAATAAACCAACAGAGGTGAATAAAACAGTAAAAGCATTATGCCGGCAAATTATACTGCTGAGAGCTGTGAAACAATCAATCTTGTCTTCAAAGCATTTAGTTGGCTGGCAAACGGCCTTAAAGACTACCTCATCAAGATCTTGCGCAGATTTTGAAGGGACTTTAGTAACCTCCGATCCCAAGGCTTCAATCTTGGCACGTAATTCTACTTCCTCTTGATTGGTTAATGATTCAACCTGTAAAAGTTTGTCATTAATGGTCTTAGACAGAACAGAATACATCTCAGCTGAATCCCCAATACCAAAAGAGAAGTGCCCAACTCACAAATAAACTGTGCTAACACAGTTTACCAACCGAAATGTCAAGAAACAAATTAGGCAGGAAGAGATTATGACCCAATAACAGTCAAAGGCATCTTAGTATGCTGCATCTGAATTTGAGTCATG
This portion of the Coffea arabica cultivar ET-39 chromosome 2e, Coffea Arabica ET-39 HiFi, whole genome shotgun sequence genome encodes:
- the LOC113732176 gene encoding uncharacterized protein — translated: MAEGKSSQEAPSPPADAQLFGLLSSLLQQVESLTNQEEVELRAKIEALGSEVTKVPSKSAQDLDEIEIAKELDKLSSKLDDVDKMISSDPEVRSLLSSTADVWMPVITANSNERRNFTATFADDNHEVQGKDSK